Genomic window (Gemmatimonadota bacterium):
CGGCCCGGCGCGGGGGTAAATGTGCTTGACTATCGCCCCGGCCACGCCTACCTTACGCCGGAGTCGACGCCCTTTGGAATCACGTCCGGAGATCATGGCGCCTGCCCCGTAAACAACCGTTTTCGCGCCCCGATTCTTATTTGTCTTCAGGAGCATCATGACCGCTTTCACGTCTGCCCAGGATGTCATCCAAAGCTTCGAAGCCCAGCAGTATATCTGCGGTCCCGATCTGGCCACGCCCGTGTTCCTCATGGAGCGGCTCGAGAAGCCGCTGCTGGTCGAGGGACCGCCCGGCGTGGGGAAGACGGAGATCGCGAAGATGCTCGCCGGCGCGCTGGGCCGCCGCCTGATACGCCTGCAGTGCTACGAGGGGCTGGACGAATCCAAGGCCCTGTACGAGTGGGAATACACCAAGCAGCTGCTGTACACGCAGATGCTCAAGGACCGCATCGGCGAACTGCTGAACAGTACGGACACGCTCGGTAACGCGGTGGAGACGCTCAACCGGGAGGACAGCGCCTTCTTCTCCCGTAATTTCCTGCTGCCGCGCCCCCTCCTCGAAGCCATTCTCGCGCCGGAACCCGTCGTCCTCCTGGTCGACGAGATCGACCGGTCGGACGATGAATTCGAGAGCTTCCTCCTGGAGGTACTGAGCGATTTCCAGGTCAGCATCCCGGAACTCGGCACCCTGACTGCGGCCCAACGCCCCCTCGTGGTGCTTACGAGCAACGCCAACCGGACGCTTTCCGAGGCGCTCAGACGGCGGTGCCTGTATCTTTACATCAACTA
Coding sequences:
- a CDS encoding MoxR family ATPase; amino-acid sequence: MTAFTSAQDVIQSFEAQQYICGPDLATPVFLMERLEKPLLVEGPPGVGKTEIAKMLAGALGRRLIRLQCYEGLDESKALYEWEYTKQLLYTQMLKDRIGELLNSTDTLGNAVETLNREDSAFFSRNFLLPRPLLEAILAPEPVVLLVDEIDRSDDEFESFLLEVLSDFQVSIPELGTLTAAQRPLVVLTSNANRTLSEALRRRCLYLYINYPSLEQEVRIVLRKTPGIDKELANQVVRFVQKIRTLNMRKPPSIAETIDWALALVVLNAQHLSRDILSSTLNVLMKDREDIERIMRDGYHDQAAG